From a single Rodentibacter sp. JRC1 genomic region:
- the csrA gene encoding carbon storage regulator CsrA translates to MLILTRKAGETVLLGDDISITVLSVRGNQVKLGVKAPKDVSVHREEIYQRIRQGQEGSSSDSL, encoded by the coding sequence ATGTTAATCTTGACGCGTAAAGCCGGCGAAACCGTGCTTCTTGGTGATGATATCTCTATCACGGTTTTGAGTGTACGAGGAAACCAAGTCAAATTGGGTGTGAAAGCACCCAAAGATGTCTCTGTCCATCGAGAAGAAATTTACCAACGAATTAGACAGGGACAAGAAGGATCTTCAAGTGATTCCCTTTGA
- the leuD gene encoding 3-isopropylmalate dehydratase small subunit: MAGFKQLSGLVVPLDAANVDTDAIIPKQFLQAITRVGFGKHLFHEWRYLDAEGTKPNPEFVLNFPQYQGATILLARKNLGCGSSREHAPWALADYGFKVMIAPSFADIFYNNSLNNHMLPIRLTEEEVEEIFQWVWANEGKQINVDLEAMTVTVGEKIYRFELDEFRRHCLLEGLDNIGLTLQHEDKIAEFEKNIPTFLR; the protein is encoded by the coding sequence ATGGCAGGATTTAAACAACTTTCAGGCTTAGTAGTGCCATTAGATGCAGCAAATGTGGACACCGATGCAATTATTCCAAAACAATTTTTGCAAGCCATTACCCGTGTGGGGTTCGGTAAGCACTTATTTCACGAATGGCGTTATTTAGATGCGGAGGGTACAAAACCAAATCCGGAATTTGTACTGAATTTTCCACAATATCAGGGCGCAACTATTCTACTTGCACGTAAAAATCTGGGTTGCGGTTCTTCCCGTGAACACGCACCTTGGGCATTAGCGGATTATGGCTTCAAAGTGATGATCGCACCAAGTTTCGCCGATATTTTCTATAACAACAGCTTAAACAACCATATGTTGCCAATCCGTTTAACGGAAGAAGAAGTGGAAGAAATCTTCCAATGGGTATGGGCGAATGAAGGTAAACAGATTAATGTGGATTTAGAAGCAATGACGGTAACCGTAGGGGAAAAAATCTACCGTTTTGAATTAGACGAATTTCGCCGCCACTGTTTATTAGAGGGGTTGGATAATATCGGCTTAACTTTGCAGCACGAAGATAAAATCGCCGAATTTGAGAAAAACATTCCGACGTTTCTACGTTAA
- the galU gene encoding UTP--glucose-1-phosphate uridylyltransferase GalU, with protein MKAIIPVAGLGTRMLPATKAIPKEMLTLVDKPLIQYVVNECVAAGIKEIVLVTHSSKNAIENHFDTSFELETMLEKRVKRQLLDEVRAICPKDVTLIHVRQGHAKGLGHAVLCGRPVVGNEPFVVVLPDVLLADFSADQKKENLSAMIKRFHETQASQIMVAPVEKEEVSSYGVADCAGVELSGGESAKIESIVEKPTVDKAPSNLAVVGRYVFSAAIWDLLEKTPVGVGDEIQLTDAIDMLIEKETVEAFHMTGESFDCGDKIGYMEAFVEYGIRHEKLGKDFKAFIKNLAKTL; from the coding sequence ATGAAAGCAATTATTCCTGTTGCGGGGTTAGGTACACGTATGTTGCCTGCCACAAAAGCAATTCCAAAAGAAATGCTTACTTTGGTTGATAAACCTTTGATTCAATATGTCGTAAATGAATGTGTTGCGGCAGGTATTAAGGAAATCGTACTTGTTACTCATTCCTCAAAAAATGCGATAGAAAATCACTTTGATACATCCTTTGAGCTTGAAACAATGCTGGAGAAACGGGTTAAACGTCAACTTTTGGACGAAGTGCGGGCGATTTGCCCTAAAGATGTAACGTTAATACATGTTCGTCAAGGGCACGCAAAAGGTTTGGGACATGCGGTATTGTGCGGTCGTCCTGTTGTGGGTAATGAACCTTTTGTTGTAGTGTTGCCTGATGTTTTACTCGCTGATTTTAGTGCGGATCAGAAAAAAGAAAATTTATCAGCGATGATCAAACGTTTTCACGAAACACAAGCCAGCCAAATTATGGTTGCGCCTGTTGAAAAAGAAGAGGTGAGCAGCTACGGCGTGGCGGACTGTGCCGGAGTAGAATTAAGCGGTGGTGAAAGTGCGAAAATTGAAAGTATCGTTGAAAAACCGACAGTAGATAAAGCCCCCTCTAATCTTGCAGTAGTCGGACGTTACGTATTTTCTGCGGCAATCTGGGATTTATTAGAAAAAACACCGGTTGGCGTAGGCGATGAAATTCAATTAACGGATGCCATTGATATGTTGATTGAAAAAGAAACCGTAGAAGCTTTCCATATGACAGGTGAATCTTTCGACTGCGGTGATAAAATCGGCTATATGGAAGCCTTTGTGGAATACGGTATCCGCCATGAAAAGTTAGGGAAAGATTTTAAAGCATTTATTAAAAATCTCGCCAAAACATTATAG
- a CDS encoding YecA family protein: MTIFQTELNQQLKNAGIGINASELHGFLSGLICGGVNDHSWQTLLYQFTNDNHAYPSALLAKITELYQRILAELSDIESFSFKLCLADDGDIFTRADSLSEWTNHFLLGLGLAQPHLDREKGEIEEAVNDLQDICQLGYDEDDDKEEMSEALEEIIEYIRTIAILFYTEFNQLLTPEKPVLH; encoded by the coding sequence ATGACTATTTTTCAAACGGAGCTGAATCAACAGCTTAAGAATGCCGGTATTGGCATTAATGCAAGCGAACTTCACGGATTTTTAAGCGGATTAATCTGCGGTGGTGTGAATGATCACAGTTGGCAGACTTTACTCTATCAATTCACCAATGATAATCACGCCTATCCTAGCGCACTTTTAGCGAAAATAACGGAACTTTATCAACGTATTTTGGCTGAGTTATCGGATATAGAAAGTTTTTCTTTCAAGCTTTGTTTAGCGGACGATGGGGATATTTTTACCCGAGCAGATAGTCTTTCGGAATGGACAAATCACTTTTTGCTTGGTTTAGGTTTAGCGCAACCACATTTGGATCGAGAAAAAGGTGAAATTGAAGAAGCTGTAAATGATTTACAGGATATTTGCCAGCTCGGTTATGATGAAGATGATGACAAAGAAGAAATGAGCGAAGCACTTGAAGAAATTATCGAGTATATTCGCACTATCGCCATCTTGTTTTATACGGAATTTAATCAACTTCTAACTCCGGAAAAACCGGTCTTACATTAA
- a CDS encoding sulfatase-like hydrolase/transferase produces the protein MIAYTFLSLFTIAAVIFIINSHYRWTYLFAISLFVFFFGGMLTLSGQWQRALNFSSVLFVALMLFHRLKIHYYKQPLLISDFFLVIDWRNWETLMHYKGALGGVIGLLALLGYAIFGWSDAASLGIWAHLFGAILFIGSFGLMWHYSKNPNALQVWLDSLPDDGRDVFLNLPMSCRGIFFKVPQFKGNGENFSAKLTALPEEQTATASQNKPDIVVTLLESTLNPHQFAFTQQNIPSLPMFERQNDTVFMSPLRVHTFAGATWKSEFAFLAGVPSTDFGALASGVFYSVVPHLQSGLIKNLHAQGYFCVALSPFTKGNYNAKSAYDHFGFDLMLQPQDLGYPAPLSKNLWTISSEEMMTYTKMILEKRHPALEKVNQPMFVYVLTMREHGPYSLDMENIYHLEMPNLGEKSIASLNDYTQRIVALNEAIEGMNHYLHQRGKPFVFGYFGDHQVAFDNVIPAKKGGLPFPDHITQFVVRSNYTTAFKQKQDFLDLAFAGGLILDIAGLDAQDDFMKANKAMRQLSEGKLEDYEDQQFVNDYRNYLYQTLKIAQ, from the coding sequence ATGATTGCTTACACCTTTTTATCTTTATTTACGATTGCCGCGGTAATTTTTATCATTAACTCCCACTACCGCTGGACATATCTTTTTGCGATTTCACTATTTGTTTTTTTCTTTGGTGGAATGCTCACTCTCTCCGGACAATGGCAACGTGCATTAAATTTCTCCTCCGTGCTTTTTGTCGCTTTAATGTTATTTCATCGCTTAAAAATCCATTATTACAAACAACCGTTGCTCATTTCAGATTTCTTCCTTGTCATTGATTGGCGAAATTGGGAAACTCTTATGCACTATAAGGGGGCATTAGGCGGCGTAATCGGTTTGCTCGCCTTATTGGGCTATGCCATTTTCGGTTGGTCGGATGCCGCCTCTCTTGGTATATGGGCGCATTTATTCGGTGCAATCCTCTTTATCGGTAGTTTTGGCTTAATGTGGCACTATTCTAAAAACCCCAACGCATTACAAGTTTGGCTTGATTCCTTACCGGACGATGGTCGAGATGTTTTTTTAAATCTCCCGATGTCTTGCCGAGGTATTTTCTTTAAAGTGCCACAGTTTAAAGGTAATGGTGAAAATTTTTCTGCAAAACTGACCGCACTTCCTGAAGAACAAACGGCAACGGCATCACAAAATAAACCGGATATTGTGGTTACACTCTTAGAATCCACGCTAAACCCGCATCAATTTGCTTTCACACAGCAGAATATTCCATCCTTGCCAATGTTCGAACGTCAAAATGATACGGTGTTTATGTCGCCCTTACGGGTGCACACTTTTGCCGGTGCAACTTGGAAATCCGAATTTGCGTTCCTCGCCGGCGTACCTTCTACCGATTTCGGTGCATTAGCCAGCGGTGTGTTCTATTCCGTTGTGCCGCATTTGCAATCCGGTTTAATTAAAAATCTACATGCACAGGGGTATTTTTGTGTAGCACTTTCGCCTTTCACTAAAGGCAATTACAACGCTAAGTCCGCCTATGATCACTTCGGCTTTGATTTAATGCTACAACCGCAGGATTTGGGCTATCCAGCCCCATTGAGTAAAAACTTGTGGACAATTAGCAGTGAAGAAATGATGACATACACTAAAATGATTTTAGAAAAACGCCACCCTGCATTAGAAAAAGTGAACCAGCCGATGTTTGTCTATGTTTTAACTATGCGTGAACACGGCCCTTATAGTCTTGATATGGAGAACATCTATCACCTTGAAATGCCGAATCTTGGAGAAAAAAGTATAGCTTCGTTGAATGATTATACCCAACGCATTGTGGCACTTAATGAGGCGATTGAGGGAATGAATCATTATCTACATCAACGTGGTAAGCCTTTCGTATTCGGTTATTTTGGTGATCACCAAGTCGCATTTGATAATGTCATTCCGGCTAAAAAAGGCGGATTGCCTTTTCCTGATCACATAACCCAATTTGTCGTAAGAAGCAATTACACAACTGCGTTTAAACAAAAACAGGATTTCTTGGATCTTGCTTTCGCAGGCGGTTTGATATTGGATATTGCAGGACTAGACGCACAAGATGATTTTATGAAAGCGAATAAAGCAATGCGCCAATTAAGCGAGGGGAAATTAGAAGATTACGAAGATCAACAATTTGTGAACGATTACCGTAACTATCTCTATCAAACATTAAAAATCGCACAATAA
- the leuC gene encoding 3-isopropylmalate dehydratase large subunit — MAKTLYEKLFDSHVVYEAEGETPILYINRHLIHEVTSPQAFDGLRVAGRQVRQIGKTFGTMDHSISTQVRDVNKLQGQAKIQVLELEKNTKATGIRLFDMNTKEQGIVHVMGPEQGLTLPGMTIVCGDSHTATHGAFGALAFGIGTSEVEHVLATQTLKQTRAKSMKIEVRGKVAPGITAKDIILAIIGKTTMAGGTGHVVEFCGEAIRDLSMEGRMTVCNMAIEMGAKAGLIAPDETTFAYLKDRPYAPKGKDWDDAVEYWKTLKSDDDAHFDTVVTLEAKEIAPQVTWGTNPGQVIAITQKVPNPVEMTDPVQRASAEKALHYIGLEPGTDLKNIVVDQVFIGSCTNSRIEDLRAAAAVMKGRKKADNVKRILVVPGSGLVKEQAEKEGLDKIFIEAGAEWRNPGCSMCLGMNDDRLGEWERCASTSNRNFEGRQGRNGRTHLVSPAMAAAAAMYGKFVDIRDITLN, encoded by the coding sequence ATGGCAAAAACACTTTACGAAAAATTGTTCGACTCACACGTCGTCTATGAAGCCGAAGGCGAAACACCGATTCTTTACATTAACCGTCATCTTATCCATGAAGTCACTTCACCACAGGCGTTTGACGGCTTACGGGTGGCGGGGCGTCAGGTGCGTCAAATCGGCAAAACTTTCGGTACGATGGATCACAGTATTTCAACCCAAGTACGTGATGTAAATAAATTGCAAGGTCAAGCGAAAATTCAAGTATTGGAACTAGAGAAAAACACCAAAGCAACCGGTATCCGATTATTCGATATGAATACCAAAGAACAAGGGATCGTGCACGTAATGGGCCCTGAGCAGGGCTTAACACTACCGGGAATGACGATTGTTTGTGGCGATTCACACACCGCAACCCACGGCGCATTCGGCGCATTAGCCTTTGGGATCGGTACCTCTGAAGTCGAACACGTTCTAGCCACACAAACCCTAAAACAAACTCGTGCGAAAAGTATGAAGATCGAAGTGCGTGGCAAAGTAGCGCCGGGAATTACGGCGAAAGATATTATTCTTGCCATTATCGGTAAAACGACTATGGCGGGGGGAACAGGTCACGTTGTCGAATTTTGCGGTGAAGCGATCCGTGATCTTTCCATGGAAGGGCGTATGACCGTTTGTAATATGGCGATTGAAATGGGGGCGAAGGCGGGTTTGATCGCACCGGATGAAACGACTTTTGCTTACTTAAAAGATCGTCCGTATGCACCAAAAGGTAAAGACTGGGATGATGCGGTTGAATATTGGAAAACCTTGAAATCTGACGATGACGCCCATTTTGACACAGTCGTTACTCTTGAGGCAAAAGAGATTGCCCCACAAGTTACTTGGGGGACGAATCCGGGTCAAGTTATCGCCATTACTCAAAAAGTACCGAATCCTGTAGAAATGACTGATCCGGTACAACGTGCTTCTGCAGAAAAGGCCTTACATTATATCGGCTTAGAACCGGGCACAGATCTAAAAAACATTGTCGTTGATCAGGTGTTTATCGGTTCTTGCACCAATTCACGCATTGAAGATTTACGTGCAGCGGCGGCCGTGATGAAAGGTCGTAAGAAAGCCGACAATGTAAAACGGATTTTAGTCGTACCGGGTTCGGGCTTAGTAAAAGAGCAAGCGGAAAAAGAGGGATTAGATAAAATCTTTATTGAAGCCGGTGCCGAATGGCGCAATCCGGGCTGCTCAATGTGTTTAGGTATGAATGACGACCGCCTCGGCGAATGGGAGCGTTGTGCCTCCACCTCTAACCGAAATTTTGAAGGTCGCCAAGGGCGCAACGGACGTACCCACTTAGTCAGCCCGGCAATGGCAGCGGCGGCAGCGATGTACGGAAAATTTGTCGATATTCGAGATATTACATTAAATTAA
- the alaS gene encoding alanine--tRNA ligase, with protein MKTTAEIRKSFLDFFHSKGHQIVASSSLVPENDPTLLFTNAGMNQFKDVFLGLDKRAYSRATTAQRCVRAGGKHNDLENVGYTARHHTFFEMLGNFSFGDYFKHDAINFAWEYLTSPQWLGLPKEKLWVTVYETDNEAYDIWNKEVGVPAERIIRIGDNKGAPYASDNFWAMGDTGPCGPCTEIFYDHGDHIWGGPPGSPEEDGDRYIEIWNVVFMQYNRLADGTMEKLPRPSVDTGMGLERISAVLQHVNSNYDIDIFKTLIAKTAEIVGTTDLNNKSLRVIADHIRSCAYLIADGVIPSNEGRGYVLRRIIRRAVRHGHLLGAKETFFYKLVPTLIEVMAEAGQDVKAKQANVEKLLRLEEEQFARTLERGLTLLDDALANVKNGVLSGEVAFKLYDTYGFPLDLTADVCRERNIAIDEEGFEREMEAQRLRAQAASQFGVDYGNVIRVEGETRFEGYTESESSAKITALFYDGKAVEQISAGQSAVVVLENTPFYAESGGQIGDSGYITAEGVLFSVKDTQKYGQVFGHIGELEQGSLSVGQTVNAMVDAERRHQTSLNHSATHLLHAALRQILGTHVVQKGSLVSDSALRFDFAHPEAITKVQLEEIERLVNQKVRANFPIQTEIMEIEAAKAKGAMALFGEKYADQVRVLTMGDFSIELCGGIHAKYTGDIGLFKITTETAVAAGVRRIEAVTGENAMNWILNQQRILNQSSELLKSDVNTLIDKIQQLQEKAKKAEKELQGLKEKAAMQAGSDLVKSAVKINGVSVIAHQLDGIETKSLRVMVDDLKNQLGSGVIVFASVLDEKVNLVVGVTKDLTTKVKAGDLVNLMAQKVGGKGGGRPDMAMAGGSQPENVAQAIKVAQDWLNENL; from the coding sequence ATGAAAACAACAGCAGAGATTAGAAAATCATTCCTTGATTTCTTCCATAGTAAAGGTCATCAAATCGTTGCAAGTAGCTCACTTGTACCGGAAAATGATCCGACTTTACTTTTTACCAACGCAGGAATGAACCAATTTAAGGATGTTTTCCTTGGTTTGGATAAACGCGCTTACTCTCGCGCTACAACGGCACAACGTTGTGTGCGCGCGGGTGGTAAACATAATGACTTGGAAAATGTGGGTTATACGGCGCGTCATCATACTTTTTTTGAAATGCTAGGAAATTTCAGTTTTGGTGATTATTTCAAACATGATGCGATTAATTTTGCTTGGGAGTATTTAACTTCTCCACAATGGCTCGGTTTACCAAAAGAAAAATTATGGGTCACCGTCTATGAGACCGATAATGAAGCCTATGATATTTGGAATAAAGAAGTCGGTGTTCCGGCTGAACGTATTATCCGCATCGGAGATAATAAAGGCGCACCTTATGCTTCCGATAATTTCTGGGCTATGGGCGATACCGGTCCCTGCGGCCCTTGTACTGAAATTTTCTACGATCACGGTGATCATATTTGGGGCGGGCCACCGGGATCGCCTGAAGAAGACGGTGATCGATACATTGAAATTTGGAATGTTGTGTTTATGCAATACAACCGCTTGGCTGACGGCACAATGGAAAAACTACCGCGTCCATCGGTGGATACGGGGATGGGCTTGGAACGTATCTCGGCCGTCTTGCAACACGTCAATTCAAACTACGACATTGATATTTTTAAAACATTAATTGCGAAAACCGCAGAAATTGTCGGTACAACGGATTTAAATAATAAGTCTTTGCGTGTGATTGCCGATCACATTCGTTCTTGTGCTTACCTTATCGCAGATGGCGTGATTCCATCAAACGAGGGGCGTGGTTATGTATTGCGCCGTATTATTCGTCGTGCGGTACGCCACGGACACTTATTAGGCGCAAAAGAAACTTTCTTCTATAAATTAGTACCGACATTAATTGAAGTAATGGCGGAAGCAGGTCAAGACGTTAAAGCTAAACAAGCTAATGTTGAAAAACTCTTACGCTTGGAGGAAGAACAATTTGCACGCACATTAGAGCGAGGTTTAACCTTGTTGGATGATGCGCTTGCAAATGTTAAAAATGGCGTGCTTTCCGGTGAGGTGGCATTTAAACTTTATGACACTTACGGATTTCCACTGGATCTCACTGCTGATGTGTGCCGTGAACGTAATATCGCAATTGATGAAGAAGGCTTCGAACGTGAAATGGAAGCACAACGTTTACGTGCGCAGGCAGCAAGTCAATTCGGCGTTGATTATGGCAATGTGATTCGTGTTGAAGGCGAAACGAGATTTGAAGGTTATACCGAATCAGAATCTTCGGCGAAAATAACCGCACTTTTCTATGATGGCAAAGCGGTAGAACAAATTTCTGCAGGACAAAGTGCCGTAGTGGTATTAGAAAATACGCCGTTTTATGCGGAGTCCGGCGGTCAAATCGGTGATAGCGGTTATATAACGGCAGAAGGTGTCTTATTTAGTGTAAAAGATACGCAAAAATATGGCCAAGTGTTCGGGCATATCGGTGAATTGGAGCAAGGTTCATTATCTGTGGGGCAAACGGTAAATGCCATGGTGGATGCAGAACGTCGTCATCAAACTTCGCTTAACCACTCTGCAACCCATTTATTGCATGCCGCATTGCGACAAATATTGGGTACACACGTCGTACAAAAAGGTTCGCTTGTTTCAGATAGTGCGTTACGCTTTGATTTTGCTCACCCTGAAGCGATTACAAAAGTACAGCTTGAAGAGATCGAACGTCTTGTAAATCAAAAAGTGCGTGCTAATTTCCCGATTCAAACGGAGATTATGGAAATCGAAGCGGCGAAAGCAAAAGGGGCGATGGCATTATTTGGCGAAAAATATGCGGATCAGGTGCGCGTATTAACCATGGGCGATTTTTCCATTGAGCTTTGTGGTGGCATTCACGCAAAATATACCGGTGATATCGGTCTATTTAAAATTACTACGGAAACAGCGGTGGCGGCAGGTGTTCGCCGAATCGAAGCGGTTACCGGTGAGAATGCGATGAATTGGATTCTTAATCAGCAGCGTATTTTGAATCAAAGTTCAGAACTCTTGAAATCCGATGTAAACACACTTATCGACAAAATCCAGCAACTTCAAGAGAAAGCGAAGAAAGCGGAGAAAGAGCTTCAAGGATTAAAAGAAAAAGCAGCAATGCAAGCGGGCTCTGATCTTGTGAAAAGTGCGGTGAAAATTAACGGCGTTTCAGTGATTGCCCATCAATTAGACGGTATTGAAACAAAATCCTTAAGAGTGATGGTTGATGATTTAAAGAATCAACTTGGCTCAGGAGTCATCGTATTTGCATCGGTGTTAGATGAAAAAGTCAATCTTGTCGTTGGTGTAACAAAAGATTTAACGACCAAAGTCAAAGCCGGTGATCTTGTAAATTTAATGGCTCAGAAAGTAGGCGGGAAAGGTGGTGGTCGCCCTGATATGGCAATGGCGGGTGGTTCTCAACCTGAAAATGTGGCACAGGCAATTAAAGTCGCACAAGATTGGTTAAACGAAAACCTATAA
- the rplA gene encoding 50S ribosomal protein L1, whose amino-acid sequence MAKLTKKMKAIKAGVDSTKAYEINEAIAVLKQFATAKFVESVDVAVNLGIDPRKSDQNVRGATVLPHGTGREVRVAVFTQGANAEAAKAAGADLVGMEDLAEQVKKGEMNFDVVIASPDAMRVVGQLGQVLGPRGLMPNPKVGTVTPNVAEAVKNAKSGQIRYRNDKNGIIHTTIGKVNFSEEQLKENLQALLAALTKAKPATAKGVFIKKVSISTTMGAGVAVDQASL is encoded by the coding sequence ATGGCTAAATTGACTAAAAAAATGAAAGCAATCAAAGCTGGCGTAGATTCTACTAAAGCGTATGAAATCAACGAAGCAATCGCAGTGTTGAAGCAATTCGCAACAGCTAAATTCGTTGAAAGCGTTGATGTTGCAGTGAACTTAGGTATCGATCCTCGTAAATCAGACCAAAACGTACGCGGTGCAACAGTGTTACCACACGGTACAGGTCGTGAAGTTCGTGTTGCTGTGTTTACTCAAGGTGCAAATGCAGAAGCAGCGAAAGCAGCGGGTGCGGATCTAGTCGGTATGGAAGATTTAGCAGAACAAGTCAAGAAAGGCGAAATGAACTTTGACGTTGTTATTGCTTCTCCTGATGCAATGCGTGTTGTAGGTCAATTAGGTCAAGTATTAGGTCCTCGTGGTTTAATGCCAAACCCTAAAGTAGGTACTGTAACACCAAACGTTGCTGAAGCGGTTAAAAATGCGAAATCCGGTCAGATTCGCTACCGTAACGACAAAAACGGGATTATTCACACCACTATCGGTAAAGTGAATTTCTCTGAAGAACAATTAAAAGAAAACCTTCAAGCGTTATTGGCAGCTTTAACTAAAGCAAAACCAGCAACAGCTAAAGGTGTATTCATTAAGAAAGTGAGCATCTCCACCACAATGGGTGCAGGTGTTGCTGTTGATCAAGCTTCTTTATAA
- the uspA gene encoding universal stress protein UspA, producing the protein MYKHILVAVDLSDESEFLLKKAVAVAKRHDAKLSIIHVDVNFSDLYTGLIDINMSSMQDRISSETQKALLDLSERADYPIQEKLSGSGDLGQVLTDAIDHYDIDLLVTGHHQDFWSKLMSSTRQVMNTIKIDMLVVPLRDE; encoded by the coding sequence ATGTATAAACATATCTTAGTCGCAGTTGATCTTTCCGATGAGAGCGAATTTTTACTCAAAAAAGCGGTTGCCGTGGCAAAACGTCATGATGCGAAACTTTCCATCATTCACGTAGATGTTAATTTTTCGGATCTTTATACGGGATTGATTGATATCAATATGTCTTCTATGCAAGATCGAATTTCAAGTGAAACCCAAAAAGCATTATTGGATTTGTCTGAACGGGCTGATTATCCGATTCAGGAGAAATTAAGCGGTAGCGGTGATTTAGGTCAGGTACTCACTGACGCAATTGATCATTATGATATTGATTTATTGGTAACGGGTCATCATCAAGACTTCTGGAGTAAGTTAATGTCTTCAACACGCCAAGTGATGAATACGATCAAAATTGATATGTTGGTTGTTCCGCTTCGTGATGAGTAA
- the pepP gene encoding Xaa-Pro aminopeptidase produces MDLAYMAELPQEEFIQRRQQVLAKMQPNSVLLLFSEIEKRRNNDCDFPFRQDSYFWYLTGFNEPNAALVLLKTEQVEKAIVFLRPRDPLLETWNGRRLGVERAPQKLNIDEAYSINEFSTIFPKITQNLTALYYAPEWHLWGDKLLWESAVNFSNVLDWHPMISEMRLIKSPNEIRLMQQAGQISALAHIKAMQETRPNRFEYEIESEILYEFNRHGARFASYNSIVAGGNNACILHYTENDQALKDGDLVLIDAGCEFAMYAGDITRTFPVNGKFTQAQCEIYELVLKAQKRAIELLVAGSSIKKANDEVIRIKVQGLVALGILHGDVDELIEQKAYRQFYMHGLGHWLGLDVHDVGEYGEERDRTLEAGMVLTVEPGLYISEDADVPAQYKGIGVRIEDNLLITEYGNKILTAAAPKEIDEIENLMEKNKVFSKM; encoded by the coding sequence ATGGATCTTGCTTATATGGCGGAATTGCCTCAAGAAGAATTTATACAACGTCGTCAACAGGTTTTAGCCAAAATGCAACCTAATTCTGTGTTGTTATTGTTTTCAGAAATTGAGAAACGCCGTAATAATGACTGTGATTTTCCTTTCCGCCAAGATAGTTATTTTTGGTATTTAACCGGTTTTAATGAGCCGAATGCGGCACTTGTTCTCTTGAAAACCGAACAAGTAGAAAAAGCGATTGTTTTTCTTCGTCCTCGTGATCCTTTGCTGGAAACTTGGAATGGTCGCCGTTTAGGCGTAGAGCGAGCACCACAAAAACTGAATATAGATGAGGCGTATTCAATTAATGAATTCAGTACGATTTTTCCCAAAATTACGCAAAATTTGACCGCACTTTATTATGCGCCTGAATGGCATTTGTGGGGGGATAAATTGCTTTGGGAAAGTGCGGTCAATTTTTCGAATGTTTTAGATTGGCATCCGATGATAAGTGAAATGCGCTTGATTAAATCGCCAAATGAAATTCGATTAATGCAACAAGCAGGGCAAATCTCAGCGTTAGCGCATATTAAAGCGATGCAAGAAACCCGCCCGAATCGTTTTGAATATGAAATCGAAAGTGAAATTTTGTATGAATTTAATCGCCATGGCGCACGTTTTGCATCATATAATTCGATTGTTGCCGGCGGTAATAATGCGTGCATTTTACATTACACGGAAAATGATCAAGCGTTAAAAGACGGTGATCTCGTGCTAATTGATGCGGGTTGTGAGTTTGCTATGTATGCAGGTGATATTACCCGCACTTTTCCGGTAAATGGTAAATTTACTCAAGCACAATGTGAAATCTATGAATTAGTCTTAAAAGCGCAGAAGCGTGCTATTGAGTTATTAGTGGCGGGAAGTTCCATCAAAAAAGCTAATGATGAAGTGATTCGCATTAAAGTACAAGGCTTGGTGGCGCTTGGTATTTTGCATGGGGATGTAGATGAACTTATAGAACAAAAGGCCTATCGTCAATTTTATATGCATGGTTTAGGGCATTGGCTTGGATTGGATGTGCATGATGTGGGCGAGTATGGAGAAGAACGTGATCGCACTTTAGAAGCGGGGATGGTACTGACCGTAGAACCGGGGTTATATATTTCTGAAGACGCAGATGTACCGGCGCAATATAAGGGAATCGGAGTGCGTATTGAAGATAATCTACTAATCACGGAGTATGGCAATAAGATCTTAACGGCAGCTGCGCCAAAAGAAATTGATGAGATTGAAAATTTAATGGAAAAAAATAAAGTATTTTCCAAAATGTGA